CCGGCCGGTCCTGCAGCTTCGTCCACCACAGGAGCAGCAGCGCGCCGACGGCGCCTGCCCACAACCACGACGCGACCCCGCCTGCCGCGCCCGCGAGGAAAAGACCGCTCGCGACGGCGAAGACCCACGTGAGAACGGATGCCAGTACCGTCACGACCGCGGCGAGCGTCGCCGCGACCGGCGCTCGGCGGAAGACGTCGACACCACGGAGTGCACCCCGGCGTCCCCGCGCCGCAGCGGGGAGCACGCACGCCGCCGCGACGGCGACGAGGGGAAGCGCGAGCGGCACGAGGATGCCCACGAGGATTCCGGCCACGAGGATCACCCCCGTCCAGGCGAGCACCGATCGCCACGCGACGGGGAGTCCCACGATGGCCGTGGTCGCTGCCGACGTCACCGCGATCTGCGCGAAGAGCGCGAGCGCGGAGACCGCCACGGCTGCGATGAAGGCCGCAGACTCGGTCGTGCCGGTGCCCGGAAGCGCCGTGACCCCCTGCACAGCGGCACCCAGCAGGACGATGCCTACGAGTCCCATCCACGACCGTCGACGTCGGCGCGTCATCGCCCCGCCATCGCCTTCTCGAGCACATCGTGGAGCGACCCGTCGTAGAGCGTCTCGTCTCCGACGACGACGATGAGCGCATCGGGGGCGTCGGAGGTGGAGGTGATCCGGATCGTCGTGCCGTCGAGGGTGTCGCCCGCGCACGCGACGGTCCCATCGGTGTCCGTGCAGACGGGCGCCGTGCGGATGTCGACGCCCTCGTCGACGAGCACGTCGAATCCCGCGAAGCGCACTTCGGCGAGGCGGTCGCCTCCCACGGGCGCGATCGCCTCGATCTGCGAGCATCCCGCCAGGAGCATCAGGATCACACTGAGGGATGCCACGGCCGCGCGCTTCATCGGCGGTTCCTCTCTTCGTGGGCCAGGATGCGGCCGCGCTCGGCGATGTGCTGCGCCTCGAGCGCGGCATCAGTGATCTGTTCGAGGTCGAACGGCGCCGGCAGCAGGAGCTCGGTGTTGCGATCGAGCGGAGATCCCCGGCGCATCGACGGAGACTCGGCCCAGTCGTTCGCGGCGAGCTCCCGTGCGCGCGACGCGAGGTCGATCGATCGGCCCGAGGATCCCGGCACGGCGGGCGACGCGTGGTCGAGGACCGTCGTGAACAGCGACAGCGTTCCGTCGCGGTTGTCGACGATCTCGATCACCTGCTGCTGCTGCGGGAAATCGATGCACGACGCCGTCGTGATCTCCCAGAATCCGCCCGTCGGCGACGTGTGGGCGAGGATCTGATTGAGGTGCGTGTGGCCGTTGAGCCACGCGACCGCGACGGGATGCCGAAGGAGGAGATCGATGACGGCGTCGGCGTGGTGGAGCACGTCGTTCTGCCCCGGCCGCTGTGCCGTGTTCTCGAGGGTGAGGCTGTTGTGGTGGCTGAGGACGAGGACGAGCTTCTGCTCGGCCTCTGCCGCCGCGAGCTCCGCCTCGAGCCAGCGGAACTGCACGTCGGGGAGAGCGCCGTCCGGTCCCGCGACGGAATTGCACGTGTCGAGGCCCAGGACGCGCACGTAGGGACTGAGTTCGGCGCGCCACCAGGTCTCGCCGGTGTCGAGGTTCTGCTGTGTGAAACCGTGCCCCACGGGACCGGGTTCCCGCTCGGTGCGGAAGTGCTCAGCCATGAACTCGCGGTTCTCGAACAGACGCCGCTCGGGATTCGCCGTGACGCTGCGCATGCCCGGTCGCCCGAACCCGAGCGCCAGTCCGAGGGTGTCGACGGCCTGCTGCACCGCACCGCCGCTCGACGCGTAGCCGTTGAGGGCGAGAGCGGCGGTGGCCTCGAGCGAGAACGACTTACGCCCTCCGACGGCGAGCGCGTGCAGTTGCGGCGTCAGGGTGAACGTCCCGAGGAGCAGCGTGTCGTGGTTGCCGTAGACGGCGTACCAGGGAGCGGGGAGGCCCGGCGAGGTGACGGGGTTCGCGATGGCGTCGGCGAGCAGTCCGCGGAGCCGGGGGAAGCCGTATTCACCGAAGGCGCCGCCCGTCGGATCGTCGGGGCGGTATGCCCACGTCGCCTCCGGCCAGGCCTGCACGCCCTGGAACACCCGTCCCGACGATGCGGGGTCGATCGCGAGCCCGTCCATGAGATCGATGTACCAGCGCAGTTCGAGATGCGAGTGCATGTCGGCGCTGTCGCCCGTCACGACGGCGGCGGCCATGGGCGCTCCCGTGAGCGGGCTGTAGCGAGCGTCCGAGAAGGCCTGCACCATCGCGGCGGTCGTGTGCGGGCTGAGGGGATCGTGCGGATGGAACGCCGATCCCCAGGCCGAATGGTCCTGCACGATCATGGGTTCGATCCGCCCCGGAGACTGCGCGTCGATGACGTGCAGGTCGGACAGGTGGCCGACGTACAGGAGCGACCGTCGCCTGGTGGTCCGCGTCGCGTCAGCCGTCCGTCGCAGGACGTCCAGGCGCGGGATATAGGGCTCGCCCGGCCCCGTCGTGAGGGTGCGGTAGCTGCCCGCGGAGACACCGCCGTGGAGGATCGTCTGCAGCAGCGTCGTGGGCACGGCTTCGGCGGTCGCCGCCGGGGGAATGGCCGCCGCGCGCAGGGCTTCGGCCGGGATGCCGAGGCTTGCCGCGACGAGGGCCGTGCGGGCGAGAAAGGCGCGCCGGGAGAGTCCGCTCATCGGTGCTTTCCAGTCGGGGGGACGACGAATCAGCCACATCATGGCAGGAGTGGATGCCGCGGGCCAACTCTCCTTCCGCCGGGTGTCCCGGGGGTCGCTCGCACCGTTCACTCAGGAGACGTGGACGGGTCGTCCAGGCGGCATGGGGCACACTCGATGGCTTGCGTCCGCACCCGAGGGCGCAAGCCGTGTTCTTCGGAGGTTCCCCCGGCATGCCCGCATCCGCTCGTCTTCGTTCCCTCGCCATCGGCGCGCTCTGCGCCGGCCTCGCCCTCGGTGCGATCACGGTCGGCGGTCTCACACGGACGGGCCCCGTCTCGGCTGCCGCCGCGGCATCCGTCGTCCCCACCTATGGAGCCGTCCCCGTCGCTTCTGGACCTGCTCCTTCGTCGCTTCGGGGTCCGCTCGATGCCGTCGTCGACGATGCGGATGCCGCGCTCGTCGAGGCCCGCGCCGCCCAGCGGGACGTCTCGGCGGTCACCGGCGCCGTCGCGCGGTCAGGGCTCGATCTGCCCCTCGACACCGCCATCGACACGACCGACCTCGAGCAGGCGATCTCACGCCTCGAGAACGCCGATCTCACCCCGGTCCTGATGCTGCCCGCCCTCAGCGCGGAGGCATCGGACGCGACGGACGCCGCGGCCCTGCGCACGGCCGTCGTGCGGACGGTCCTCGACACCGCGCTGCTCCAGCAGGCGGCGGAGGATGCCGCCGTCGAGGCTCAGCGCCAGGCGGAAGCCGCGGCAGCCGCCGCGCAGGCAGCCGCGGAAGCCGCCGCGCGGGCCGCCGCCGAAGCGCAGGCACGTGCGAACACGGTGGAGGGCGCTCAGGCCGTCGCGCAGAGCATGGCAGCCGAGCGTTACGGCTGGGGTGCCGACCAGTTCTCGTGCCTCGTCTCGCTGTGGAAGAAGGAGTCGGGGTGGAACTACCAGGCCTACAACGCGTCGAGCGGTGCCACCGGCATCCCTCAGGCTCTTCCGGGGAGCAAGATGGCGACGGCCGGTGCCGACTGGCAGACGAACGCGACGACCCAGATCGCATGGGGCCTGGACTACATCGACCGCGCCTACGGCACCCCGTGCGCCGCGTGGGGGCACTCGCAGGCGACCAACTGGTACTGATCCGGATGCCGCGGCGGCACGCGCCTCAGACGAAGCGGACCCAGTTCGCGACGGCGCCCGTCTCGATCCGCTGACGCAGCTCGAGGCGATCGCCGTCGACGGCGTAGAGCGAAACGGTCGTCGAGCGTTCCCCCGCGGCGACGAGGAAGGCGCCATCGGGACTCACCGCGAACCCGCGTGGTTGCTCCTCGGTCGTGAAGAAGCGTGTCGGGGCTGAGAGGGAGCCGTCGTCGGCGACCTCGACGGCGGCGAGCGTGCTCTCGGTCCGTTCGGAGCACCAGAGGCGTCGTCCGCCCTCGCCGATGTGGATGTCCGCACCCCAGATGACGTGATGCTCGAGCGGGTGGATCCCGAAACGACTGTGTCCGAGATTCTTCCCCGGGTCGACGGCGCTCGCCGAGCCGCGCAGGTCGAGCGTGCCCGTGACGGTGTCCCGCGCGTAGTGCAGCACCTCGCCCGAGAACTCGGTGAGGACGTAGACCGCGTCCTGCGCCTCGCTGAGCACGAGGTGGCGGGGGCCGCTCCCGGCCGGTGCCGGGACGGTTTCCGGATCGAGGGGGTGCAAGCGCATCTCGCCATCGATGGAGTACTGCGCGATGAGGTCGTCGCCGAGCGAGACGAAGTAGGCGAATCGTCCGTCGTCGCTCGGGAGGACCGCGTGAAGGTTGGCGAACTCGATCCGCGAGACGGGGGATGCCACGACACCGTCCTGGATCGTGGCTGAGAAGCCGTATCCCGCGCCGTAGGCGGCGCCGAGCAGGCCCGTGCCGCCCCGTGTGAGCGAGAGGTAGTTCATGCCGCCGACGGGGAGGTCGAGCCTCGAGCGGTGTGTGAGGCGTCCTGTTTCGCGATCGAGGGCGAGCGTCGCGACGCCCGCGTGTTCGTGCTCGCCTCCTGCCTTGACGGCGGCATACACGAGGTCGCGGTCGGCGTCTATGGCGAAGGCCGAGCAGCCGACGAGCCCCTCCGTGACGGCGAGTCGCTCGAGGGATCCCTCGGAGAGCCGGAAGACGCTGATGCTGCCGTCGCCGGAGTTGGCGACCAGGACGAGTGCGGAGTGGGTCACCCTTCGATCGTAGACAGGGTCGCCGTCAGACGCGGCGGAGCAGCACCACGGAGTCCCCGAGCGTCGCGGGCGCCCCATCCGGCCCGACCGCCGCGCGCGAGCGGACGTCGACGATGAGCGTCTCCCACTCGGTCGCAGGAAGATCGAGGCTCGCGAGCTCCTGCTCGGGTGACAGGAACACGTGGTGCGCGACGTGCTCAGGTCGCGCCCAGGGCGGCGGCGCCGCGTGCGACACGACGAGGAGATGTCCGCCCCGTGCCACGAGACCGGCGGCGCGGCGAAGCGCCCGCGCGCGGTCCAGCGCGACGCGGGAGTGCAGGAAGCTGGCGGTCACGAGCCCGAACGAACCGTCGATCCCTGCGGCGCCGAGCGGGTCCGTGTCGTCGAGGTCCCCCGCGATGAATCGCGCGCTCACGCCCGCCTCCTCGGCGGCCGCCTGAGCGCGGGCGATGGCCGCCGCGGAGAGGTCGATCCCCGTGGCATCCCACCCGCGGCGTGCGAGCCAGACGACATCCGCGCCCTCTCCGCAGCCGAGGTCGAGGGACCGAGTCGGCACGAATCCGCCCACGACGTCGACGAGGGTCGCGTTGGGGTTCCCCGACCACATGCGGTCGGCGTAACGGTCGTTCCAGTAGCGTTCGGGCTCGGCGATGGCGCGGGCGACGTCCTCTTCGACGAGGGCGGCATTGGCGCCCGCACCCGCCATCGAGCCCGCGCCCATCGAGACCGGCACGTTCGCGTAGGGAGTGACGACATTCCCCGCGGCCCAGATGCGAGCCGAGCTCGTCCGTCCCAGCGCGTCGACCTCGAGGAGACCCGCGTCCGTCCGCGCGAGTCCGAGCCCCGCGACGAAGGCGTCGTGCGGACGGGGCGCGCCCGCCGTGAAGATCGCGTCGACCGGAACGCGGCGTCCGCCCGCGAGGTGCACGGTTCCGTCTGCGAACGCGACGACCGGATGCGTCTCGACGCCGATGCCGCGTGCACGGAAGGCGCGAAGCACGTCGGGAGCGAGTTCGCCGGCCGCCGCGGTGAACACCACGACGTCGTCGCTCCACTGGCGGACGAGCTGCGCCTGGTGGAGCTGCAGCGGCGACAGCAGCAGTACGCCCAACCGCCGGTCGCGCACCTCCCAGCCGTGGCAGTACGGGCAATGGAGGACGGTCGACCCCCAGCCCTCCGCGAGTCCCGGGATCGCGGGGAGTTCGTCGGTGATCCCGGTCGCGATGATGAGGGCGCGGGCCGTCTCCGTGCGGCCGTCGGTCATGCGGACGGTGACGGACGCGTCGCTCTCTTCGACGGCATCGACGGATGCCGCGACGATCTCCACGCCGTACGCCTCGAGCTCGGCGCGACCCCGGTCGAGGAGCTCGGCGGGCGGTATGCCGTCGTGCCCGAGCACGCCGTGCATGTGCGCCGCGAACCGGTTGCGCGGTGAACCGGCGTCGACGACGAGCGTGCGACGGCGCGCCCTCCCGAGCATCTGCGCGGCGCTGAGGCCGGCGATGCCGGCTCCGATGACGATGACATCCCACTCTTCCATGTGCTCAGCATGAGTGGCACGATGTCAGAGAGCAAGCTAGTTTGCTGAATCAGCAAGGAGAGCGAATGACCGACGACTTGGCTCACGTGGGTCCGCGCCTGCGGGCGGCACGACAAGCGAAAGGACTCACGCTCGAAGAGGTGGCGGGACGATCCGCCATGTCGGTCAGCACCCTGTCGCGGTTGGAATCGGGCAAGCGCCAGGCGACCCTCGAACTCCTCGTGCCGCTGACGCGGCAGCTCGGCATGAGTCTCGACGACCTCGTGCGCTCCGAGACGAGCGACCCCCGTGTGCGCCGCGCGGCGGTGAAGCGCCACGGACTCATCGTCGCGCCGCTCGCGCTCGAGGACTCGCCCGTGAGCACCTACAAGGTCACATTTCCGCCTGTCGCGGACCTTCCCGACCTTCGCGTGCACGACGGGTTCGAGTGGCTCTACGTACTCAGCGGAAAGCTCCGTCTGCGTGTGGGCACGCAGGATCTCATTCTCGGTCGCGGTGAGGCCGCCGAGTTCGACACGCGGACGCCCCACGCGCTGAGTGCGTCGGGATCACGCGCCGCCGAAGTGATCAGCATCTTCAACGCCGCCGGCGTGCGTCTTCACACCCACGGCCTCGACGAGACCGGGAACGAGGGTGAGGCGTCAGTACCAGCCGACGGACTGTGAGTGGCTCCAGGCGCCGCATGGCGATCCGTAGCGGCCGGCGATGTAGCCGAGTCCCCAGCGCACCTGCGTCGCAGCGTTCGTCTGCCAGTCGCCGCCCGCGCTGGCCATCTTGCTGCCGGGGAGCGCCTGCGGGATGCCGGTCGCACCGCTTGAACGGTTGTAGGCCTGGTAGTTCCAGCCCGACTCCTTGTTCCACAGCGACACGAGGCACGCGAACTGGTCGTCGCCCCAGCCGTACTCGGGGAGCATGGCGCGTGCCGATGCCTGCGCGCCCGCGGGGCTGTTGTCTCCCGCCGTCCCGCCCGTCGCGTAGACGGGGTTCGGTGCGGCAGGGGCCGCCGGCGTCCGTGCCGCTGCGGCAGCAGCTTCCGACGCCGCGGCGGCCTCGGCCTCGAGACGTGCCTTCTCGGCAGCCTCCGCCTCCAGGCGTGCCTTCTCTGCGATCGCGGCGTCGAGGGCCGCGCGGAGCTCGGTGACGCGCGCGTCGACGGGGTCGACGAGGTCGACGACGTCCTCCGTCAGGCCGGGGAGGAAGATGGTGTGCTGTGCGTCGGTCCCGCGCTCGAGACGCTCGGTCGCCTGCGAAAGCTCGTCCGTCGCGACACCCGCGTCCGTCGCGCCGAGGTCGACACCTGCGGCCGCGATGTCCGCCTGGACGGTCTCGGCCGCGTCGAGGGCGCCTTCCGCCGTCGCGAGAGCTTCACGGGCCGCCGTGACGACATCGGATGCCTCGGCGGAGCCCGCGATCATGGCGGGCTCGACGGGCAGAGAGTAGGACACGAGAGCGAAGTCGTTGAAGGGGGCTTCGGCCTGGTTCGCCGACACCGCCTGCGCACTCGAGACCGGGAGGCCGCCCGTCACCCCTGCGGTGGCGAGAAGACCGACGGCGAGGCTCGCGGCGACGATGGCGGGGCGGCGACGCGAGCGGCGTTCCGCGAGGCGGCGAAGTCGGCGGGCAGGGGAAGAGGACGTGTCTGAGCGCATCGAGAAAGAGTTCCGTATCGGGTGTCCGCGCCGTCGGGTAGGCGCGGTGAGGCCGCAGAGCGGCGCAAGTCACGCAGTCTGCCCACCCAGGCTGGACAGGCAAGGTACGTTCCCTGGGTGTTTCCTGTGAGCGGTGAGACGATTCGCTCCTCGAGGACAGCCCCGAGAATGGCCTTCGCAGTACCCTGGCGGGGTGCATCGGATCTACACCATGGCCTTCTCCGCGGTCTATCCGCTGTATGTCGCGAAGGCCGAACGGAAGGGGCGCACACGAGCCGAAGTCGACCAGGCGATCCGCTGGCTGACCGGCTTCGACGAGGATGCGCTGAACCGACATCTGGCTGAGAACACGACGTTCGAGGAGCTCTTCGCGGCGTCCGATCTCAATGCGAACGCCACGCTCATCACGGGAGTCGTGTGCGGGGTCCGGGTGCAGGACATCGAGGATCCACTCATGCAGAAGATCCGCTATCTCGACAAGCTCATCGACGAGATCGCGAAGGGACGCCCCATGGAAAAGGTCCTCCGTACGGCCTGAAGCGCCTCGGCCGGCGTTGCGGCGCCGGTGTCGCGAGTCCTGCGTACGCTGGGCGGGTGCCCGACTCACATCAAGAGCTGAGCGCACGGGAGCAGTTGTCGGCGCTCGCCGAGGCCGCCGCTGAGCGCCGCGCCGCACCCCGTGCGACGATCTCTGCCGCCACGAATGGTCCTCCGTCGTCCGACGGCCGACCGGCGGCGATCCTCATCCTCTTCGGCGTCCTCGACGATCTGCCCGCCGATCGCGACGCCCGCTCCGCGACCGTCGGGCGCGACCTCGACGTGCTGCTCCTCGCGCGCGCGACGACGCTGCGGTCTCACCCCGGACAGGTCGCGTTCCCGGGAGGGCGGGTCGATCCGGGTGATGCCGACGCGGTGGCCGCAGCCCTCCGCGAAGCCCAGGAGGAGACCGGCCTCGACCCCGAGGGAGTCGACGTGCTCGGTGTTCTCGAAGAGATCCCTCTGGAGTACTCGCAACATCTCGTCACACCCGTCCTGGCGTGGTGGCGTGAGCCGTCTCCCGTCCGGGTCGTCGACGTCGCCGAATCCGCCGACGTGTTCCGCGCTCCCGTGGCCGAACTGCTCGATCCGGCCCATCGCGGCTCGACCGTCATCCGGCGCGACGGCGGCGAGTGGCGCGGGCCGGGCTTCCTCGTGCCGCACGCGTCGGGCGAGCATCTCGTGTGGGGCTTCACCGGGATGGTGCTCGACGAGATCTTCAACAGGCTCGGGTGGACCGAGCCATGGGATGCCGCGCGCGAACTCCCGTTGCCGCTGCCGGACGGTGACGACACGGGACGGTGACGACACGGGACGGTGACGACACGGGGCGAGAGCGCGCGGCATCCCCTCACAGACCGCGGAGCTTCTCCAAGAGAGGCTCTGCTGCTTCGGCCAGGAAACGGTCCTGCTGCTCGTCGCCGATCTGGACGATCGCGATGTCGGTGAACCCGGCGTCGATATAAGGGCGGACGCTCTCGGCGATCGCGTCGAGGTCGGGGCCGCACGCGATCGACTCCGCGACGTCCTCGGGACGCACGAACTGCGACGCGGCCTGGAATCCGGCGGGGGTGGAGAGTTCGGCGTTGACGGGCCAGCCGCCCCCGAACCACCGGAACTGATCGTGGGCGCGGGCGATCGCGGCATCCCGGTCGGGATCCCAGGAGATCGGGATCTGGCCGATCTTCCGCGACGTGCCACCGCGCGCGGCATCCCACCCGCTCACGAGCTCCGCGTCGGGCTCGACGGCGATCATGTGGTCGCTGAGGGGAGCGAAGGATTCGATCGATTCGCTTCCCGACACCGCGACGCCGATCTCCACACCGGCATCCGGGACATCCCAGATGCGTGCCGAGTCGACGCGGAAGTACTCGCCGTCATACGTCACGAGCTCACCCGTGTGGAGTTCGCGGATGATCTCGATCGCCTCGGTGAGCATCGTCTGGCGCGTGTCGACGCTCGGCCAGCCCTCGCCGACGACGTGCTCGTTGAGGTTCTCACCCGATCCGAGGCCGAGGAGGAACCGCCCCTCGCTCAGGATCTGCAGTGTCGCTGCTTTCTGCGCAACGACGGCGGGGTGGTATCGCATCGTGGGACACGTCACATAGGTCATGAGCTCGACGCGGCTCGTCGCCTGCGCGACGGCTCCCAGGACGGTCCACGCGTACGGTGCGTGACCTTGACTGACGAGCCAGGGCGAGTAGTGATCGCTCGACACTTCGAAGTCGAAGCCCACGGCCTCGGCGGACTGCGCGTAGCGGACGAGCTCGAGCGGACCGCTCTGCTCGGTCATGAGGGTGTAGCCGAAACGGGTCATGCGATCACCGCGCGGGAGTGCGGTTCTCGGCGCTGACCATCCACGCGAACTGCTCGAGCGACTCGAGGATCGCGTGCAGGATGTCGGCGCTCGTGGGGTCCTCATCGTCGACGTCGTCGTGGACGGCGCGGCAGGTCCCGATGGCGGACTCGAGGCGCTCGGTCATGAGGTCGATGACGTCGGTCGTCGCGACCTCTCCCATGGGGAACTCGGCGAGGGTCGTCGTCTCCGACACGGTGTCGCTCCGGCCGTCGGGGAGGGCGTGCAGCGCGCGCATCCTCTCGGCGATCGTGTCGCTGAACGTCCGAGCGGCCTCGATGATCTCGTCGAGCTGCCGGTGGGTGTCACGGAAGTTGCGCCCCACGACGTTCCAGTGGGCCTGCTTCCCCTGGCTCGCGAGTTCGATGAGGTCCACGAGGACGCGCTGGAGGTTCTCGCTGAGCGCCCGGGAGGCCTGGAAGCCGTTCTCTGCGTTCTGCTCGTCGGTGAGCTGCGCGCCGCCGGTCGCGGTGCGCCGGTTGGCCTTCTTCGGTGCCGTCTTGGTCTTCGCTTTCGTCGCTGTCGTCGACATGGCTGTTCCTTTCGTGCGGATGCCCCGACGCTATGCCTGCGCCGGGAGCAGTGCGCGGGGCTTGTCCGCGCATGGTGTGCGTGCTACTCGCGCTCGGTCCTGTGGAGAACTCCGACGAGTGTCGTATGTATGTTCTATCTTTCAAGGATGGAAGAACAGACCGACGGGCCGGACGATCTCGGGCCTCCCTCCGATGAGGTGCCGGGCGGCTTCGATGACCCGTTCGTCGGTGCGTGCGAGTGCGACGCGTGTGGGACGCACGGCGAGGGCGGCTTCGATCCGCCTGACGCCGTCGATCGAGTCTCCGAGATCTCGAACTATCTCGGGTCCGTCGTCGCCGATCGCCTCGTCGCCGTCGCTGCCATGAGACGTGAGGTCATCGCGGTGGGGCCTGTGCATGCGTCGCTCGAGATCATGGAGCGTTCCGTGCGGCTCGAACTCGCGGCGACGCTGCGGATCACCGAGTACTCCGCGGGCGAACTGCTCGCGCTCGCCGAGGCCGTCGTCGACAGGTATCCCGCGATACGGGGTGCGATCGCGCGTGCGGACATGACCGAGCAGCATGCGAAGATCCTCGTCGCAGGCACCGACAGCGTCGATCCCCTCCATCGCGCCTTCATTCTGGAGCGCGGGATGGAGCTTGCGAAGCACCATCCCGTCGGTCAATTCCGCCGTCACCTCGCACGACTCATCGAGTCGGTCCGCGAGACGACGCTCGCACAGCGTCACGAGGCGGCGCTCGCGGACCGTCGGGTCGCCGTCGAGCCCGGTGCCGACGGCATGGCGTGGCTACACCTCTATGCTCCTGCGGTCGAGATCCACGCGATCCACGGCCGCATGACCGCGATCGCGAAGCAACTCAAGAAGCAACCCGACGAGGCTCGCACGCTCGACCACCTGCGCGCCGATGTCGCGTGCGATCTGCTGATCGACGGGGCTGCCGAAGCGCATCCGGCGCCTGTTCGCGGCATCCGAGCATCGGTCGTCGTCACGGTGCCCGCGCTCGCACTCCTCGGCGACGGTGAGGCCGTGCCGCCGGGGTGCGACCCCGCGAGCGTCGAGGGCGTCGGCCCGATCCCCCTCACGACGGCGCGCCGCCTGTGCGGCGGGTCCGGGGGATGGATGCGCGTACTCACTCACCCCGAGACCGGGATGGTGCTCTCCGTGGGGCGTGACCGTTACCAGCCCCCGCCGGAACTCGCGAAGCTCGTCAGGTGGCGAGCCGAGCGCTGCATGGCTCCGGGATGTGAAGTACCGGCATCCCGGTGCCAGGTCGATCATTCGATCGCGTGGCAGCACGGCGGGTCCACGGCGCTCTCGAACCTCGGTCCTCTGTGCCAGGGGCATCACACCGTGAAGCACCATGGCGGGTGGTCGATCCGTCAGCTCGACGGCGGCGCCATCGAATGGACGTCTCCGACCGGACGGCAGTATGTCGTGCAGCCGGAGAGGCGGGTGCCCGTGTTCCGCCCGACGGATGCAGGGGCGGGGTGAGGCCGCCCTCCTGACGACGGAGTATTCTCGCGGCATGACCGACCGTGCGGGCACGAACGAACCGGGTGGCTCCGACGAACTGGAAGCCGCGCGCGATGCTCTCGTGGGCGACGCCGGGCAGACGACGGTGAGCGCCGAGATCGACGAACTTCGCCGCGAGATCCTGATTGCGCGCAAGGGTCGCACGCGCGAGTAGGCCGCGAGTAAGCACAGATGCCCCCTGGTCGAAACCAGGAGGCATCTGCTCTCAGGGGGCCCTTGCACAAACCCACTGGAGAGGCGAGCCGGCCGAGGTGTCGGGGACCTCGGCCGGCACCGCCCCAGTCGGGGGACTAGTTGAGGGTGAAGGTGAGCGTCTTGGCGTTGCCCGCGACGTCGTAGACGACGAGGGTGTTCACGCCGGAGACTCCGCCGAATGCACCGACCTTGACGAAGTTCAGATCAGACCACGCGTTGTTCGTGAGGTCTTTCATGACTCCGTTGAGGGTCAGCTTGTCGATCTTGCCCGCGTCGTTGAGCTTGAAGCTCACGAGCGAGTAGGTGCCGTTCGCGCCGACCGTCTCGTTCGCGCCCGTCTTGACCGTGACGTTCGGTGCCGTCGTGTCGATCGAGAAGGCGAACGTGCTGGTCTGCGAGATGAGTCCCTTCAGATCCTGCGCGTTGTACTTCACCGTGTAGTTGCCCTCGGGAAGCGTGACGGTCGCGCTGTGCGACGCGGCCTTCGCTCCACCGGCGGCGGTTTGCGTGGACTTCACGAGCGTGCCGTCCTTGTAGATGTTCGCCACGATCCGCTGGAGCCCGTGGTTGTCGGTCGCGTCGACCTTGACCTCGAGCTTCTGGAAAGGCCCTGCCGTGGTCGGCGACACCAGGGTCACCTGCGGCTTGGTCTTGTCCGTGATCGTGAAGGCGAACTGCTGGGTCTGCGACAGGTTGCCGGCGAGGTCACGCGTGTTGTAGCGCAGCGTGTAGTCGCCGAGCGGCAGGCCACCGTTCACGACGGTCGACAGGTCGATCGTGTGGGTCGCCGACGCGGCACCGTCCGCCTTGAGCTGCGTGCTCTTGAGGAGCGCGCCGTTCTGGTAGATGTTGCCGACGACGACATCCAGACCGGTCTCGGCGTCGCGGGCCTCCAGCACGAGCGAGTTAGCGTTGCCGTCGATCTCCGGAGAGGTCGGGCTCGTCAGCTCGATGACGGGCTTGGAGGTGTCCTGCGACTTCGAGTAGTCCAGCGCGACGCGCATGAGCTCGACGATGCCGTTGGCGTACTCCTGCGACTCGGGGTGAGCCGCCGCGCCGTTGGGGTTGTCGCTCTCGAAGGGGGGCTGGAACTGCGATCCCACTTCGAAGTTCCACGCGTAGATGCCGTACTTGTACCACATCATGTCGCCCGAGTTTCCGGCGGCCGAGTACAGCACGTCGACGA
This genomic stretch from Microbacterium sp. SLBN-146 harbors:
- a CDS encoding TIGR03767 family metallophosphoesterase, producing MSGLSRRAFLARTALVAASLGIPAEALRAAAIPPAATAEAVPTTLLQTILHGGVSAGSYRTLTTGPGEPYIPRLDVLRRTADATRTTRRRSLLYVGHLSDLHVIDAQSPGRIEPMIVQDHSAWGSAFHPHDPLSPHTTAAMVQAFSDARYSPLTGAPMAAAVVTGDSADMHSHLELRWYIDLMDGLAIDPASSGRVFQGVQAWPEATWAYRPDDPTGGAFGEYGFPRLRGLLADAIANPVTSPGLPAPWYAVYGNHDTLLLGTFTLTPQLHALAVGGRKSFSLEATAALALNGYASSGGAVQQAVDTLGLALGFGRPGMRSVTANPERRLFENREFMAEHFRTEREPGPVGHGFTQQNLDTGETWWRAELSPYVRVLGLDTCNSVAGPDGALPDVQFRWLEAELAAAEAEQKLVLVLSHHNSLTLENTAQRPGQNDVLHHADAVIDLLLRHPVAVAWLNGHTHLNQILAHTSPTGGFWEITTASCIDFPQQQQVIEIVDNRDGTLSLFTTVLDHASPAVPGSSGRSIDLASRARELAANDWAESPSMRRGSPLDRNTELLLPAPFDLEQITDAALEAQHIAERGRILAHEERNRR
- a CDS encoding phospholipase, whose translation is MPASARLRSLAIGALCAGLALGAITVGGLTRTGPVSAAAAASVVPTYGAVPVASGPAPSSLRGPLDAVVDDADAALVEARAAQRDVSAVTGAVARSGLDLPLDTAIDTTDLEQAISRLENADLTPVLMLPALSAEASDATDAAALRTAVVRTVLDTALLQQAAEDAAVEAQRQAEAAAAAAQAAAEAAARAAAEAQARANTVEGAQAVAQSMAAERYGWGADQFSCLVSLWKKESGWNYQAYNASSGATGIPQALPGSKMATAGADWQTNATTQIAWGLDYIDRAYGTPCAAWGHSQATNWY
- a CDS encoding lactonase family protein, producing MTHSALVLVANSGDGSISVFRLSEGSLERLAVTEGLVGCSAFAIDADRDLVYAAVKAGGEHEHAGVATLALDRETGRLTHRSRLDLPVGGMNYLSLTRGGTGLLGAAYGAGYGFSATIQDGVVASPVSRIEFANLHAVLPSDDGRFAYFVSLGDDLIAQYSIDGEMRLHPLDPETVPAPAGSGPRHLVLSEAQDAVYVLTEFSGEVLHYARDTVTGTLDLRGSASAVDPGKNLGHSRFGIHPLEHHVIWGADIHIGEGGRRLWCSERTESTLAAVEVADDGSLSAPTRFFTTEEQPRGFAVSPDGAFLVAAGERSTTVSLYAVDGDRLELRQRIETGAVANWVRFV
- a CDS encoding SAM-dependent methyltransferase — translated: MEEWDVIVIGAGIAGLSAAQMLGRARRRTLVVDAGSPRNRFAAHMHGVLGHDGIPPAELLDRGRAELEAYGVEIVAASVDAVEESDASVTVRMTDGRTETARALIIATGITDELPAIPGLAEGWGSTVLHCPYCHGWEVRDRRLGVLLLSPLQLHQAQLVRQWSDDVVVFTAAAGELAPDVLRAFRARGIGVETHPVVAFADGTVHLAGGRRVPVDAIFTAGAPRPHDAFVAGLGLARTDAGLLEVDALGRTSSARIWAAGNVVTPYANVPVSMGAGSMAGAGANAALVEEDVARAIAEPERYWNDRYADRMWSGNPNATLVDVVGGFVPTRSLDLGCGEGADVVWLARRGWDATGIDLSAAAIARAQAAAEEAGVSARFIAGDLDDTDPLGAAGIDGSFGLVTASFLHSRVALDRARALRRAAGLVARGGHLLVVSHAAPPPWARPEHVAHHVFLSPEQELASLDLPATEWETLIVDVRSRAAVGPDGAPATLGDSVVLLRRV
- a CDS encoding helix-turn-helix domain-containing protein, yielding MTDDLAHVGPRLRAARQAKGLTLEEVAGRSAMSVSTLSRLESGKRQATLELLVPLTRQLGMSLDDLVRSETSDPRVRRAAVKRHGLIVAPLALEDSPVSTYKVTFPPVADLPDLRVHDGFEWLYVLSGKLRLRVGTQDLILGRGEAAEFDTRTPHALSASGSRAAEVISIFNAAGVRLHTHGLDETGNEGEASVPADGL